From the genome of Podospora pseudoanserina strain CBS 124.78 chromosome 7 map unlocalized CBS124.78p_7.2, whole genome shotgun sequence, one region includes:
- a CDS encoding uncharacterized protein (EggNog:ENOG502RY34) has product MPPNTMMEWIMGRNLTRTEKERLTTPEPERRRSEEKEYRGRDSRRRDSRPRPPSRHRSPSRDRYYDQQGSTTAQPPTMHRASEHHEHREHGESRHPRQHKSCHKARATQAAQAETASVDIEATAAAAAALKKASDVIARAEARIIATVHAAQDRKVAKEKAKEEEAKRKAEIEAATTKRLSEIFSDVDSDEEERAMAIALAVSKAYKQQQTKGQPSDPKSSPSKEKKADSAKPKEVKKTQETEKPVNTTAKKPKFQVEVYTGSDGEGETFVAKVPLQSSKTPAEAKLAPPEPDEKGESSKTMEAEKKVEGNKKAEDKKKADDNKTEDKSRDNKSGQNNTKKQDTGAPDDFVTPDLEPHATCGCENCIQGRRLLGRELSKPRTRKEIAAALLTDCLKKKGGSAGSDKGKKDGKKDGKDDKQDDKKGVNKDAKKDEKQEGKKDDKKDERQEGKKDDKKGDRGKQDNPQNNKKAAGDSSGTSQNQNKSDQQKPDGGNQSSNNAQGSATVQHVPSRSATVQPPRNAYYLDGHVQVFDSPAQQPAVPAGFPPAPIHPQFQNYGYAGDGVVHPVTNIIHTDCPNPYWSHQPGGPAWGQGQGRGTPRTQQGTPNVASGSGGNNGGGGNNGGGNNQGGSNNQGGGNNQGGSNSKGGKNKKGGKKGKSASPAVQFTESTKAGSDDGNNDNNGGGWGNGNDNSKEHSNDNSWGGWGNGNDDSNDNSNDNSNDTFNNNGGGDSWGSENNTFGDNNDTSNDNAGGGWGNENNSSGDNNDTSNDNNNNNKNNNNNGDNSWGNDNNNNDTSAENNTNGGGSWGNDDNNNSGDNNDTSNDNSWGNENNDNNNNNNTWPDPNPPSKPPSPFTIPKPAPLTGTSTSKNSSRKKLTFQPSPQDQFDSDNENVDPNPWDKKKPNNSEMSMPGSWNETPGPNSPEKKKVDKGKEKAEGEFRTPSPVGKEDDGGVKLGNKLGGFGWGLGGLGGLVAAVASSVTGGNKSDDGKKKEGGDKGGNDGGWDDDKKEGEEEEGITGLGDW; this is encoded by the exons ATGCCTCCCAATACTATGATGGAGTGGATTATGGGACGCAATCTCACTCGCACCGAAAAGGAGAGACTGACAACACCCGAGCCGGAGAGACGGAGATCAGAGGAGAAAGAGTACAGAGGCAGAGATTCCAGGCGCCGCGATTCTAGACCCCGGCCCCCCTCTAGGCATCGGTCCCCATCCCGAGACAGATACTACGATCAACAAGGTTCGACTACTGCTCAGCCGCCCACCATGCATCGAGCCAGTGAGCACCACGAGCACCGCGAGCATGGCGAGTCCCGTCATCCTCGACAGCACAAGAGTTGTCACAAAGCAAGAGCCACCCAAGCTGCCCAAGCCGAGACGGCTTCCGTCGACATCGAGGCtactgctgccgctgccgccgcacTTAAAAAGGCTAGTGATGTCATTGCCCGAGCTGAGGCTAGAATAATTGCTACGGTTCACGCTGCTCAAGACAGGAAGGTGGCCAAAGAGAAAGcgaaagaagaggaggccaagaggaAGGCAGAGATCGAGGCGGCCACGACTAAGCGACTTTCCGAGATCTTTTCAGACGTTGACtcagacgaggaggagcgcgcCATGGCTATAGCGTTGGCAGTTTCCAAGGCTTAcaagcaacagcaaacaaaGGGCCAACCGAGCGATCCCAAGTCATCTCCgtcaaaggagaagaaggctgacTCTGCCAAACccaaggaggtcaagaagacTCAAGAGACGGAGAAACCTGtcaacaccacagccaagAAGCCTAAATTTCAGGTCGAGGTCTATACGGGCAGCGACGGCGAGGGCGAGACTTTTGTCGCAAAGGTGCCGCTTCAGAGCAGCAAGACGCCGGCCGAGGCTAAACTGGCCCCTCCCGAGCCTGACGAGAAGGGTGAGTCCAGCAAGACcatggaggcggagaagaaggtcgagGGCAACAAGAAAGcagaggacaagaagaaggctgatgaCAATAAGACCGAGGACAAGTCAAGAGACAACAAGTCGGGCCAGAACAACACGAAGAAGCAAGACACGGGCGCTCCTGACGACTTTGTCACCCCCGATCTGGAGCCCCATGCCACATGCGGCTGCGAGAACTGCATTCAGGGTCGGAGACTCCTGGGCCGGGAGTTGAGCAAGCCCCGAACTAGAAAGGAGATAGCCGCGGCGCTGCTTACGGACTgtctgaagaagaagggtggtTCTGCGGGGAgtgacaagggcaagaaggatgggaagaaggacgGAAAGGATGATAAGCAGGATGACAAGAAGGGTGTGAACAAGGATGccaagaaggacgagaaACAGGAGGGCAAGAAAGAcgacaagaaggacgagaggcaggagggcaagaaggacgaTAAAAAGGGAGACAGGGGCAAGCAGGATAACCCccagaacaacaagaaggctgccgGCGACAGCTCTGGTACCAGCCAAAACCAGAACAAGTCTGATCAGCAGAAACCCGACGGTGGCAACCAGTCTTCGAACAACGCCCAGGGATCAGCCACCGTCCAGCATGTCCCCTCTCGCTCAGCCACCGTCCAACCACCGCGCAACGCCTACTACCTAGACGGTCATGTCCAAGTCTTTGACAGCCCAGCTCAGCAGCCCGCTGTGCCTGCGGGCTTTCCGCCGGCTCCTATCCACCCCCAGTTCCAGAACTATGGCTACGCcggggatggtgttgtgcATCCTGtgaccaacatcatccacacAGACTGCCCGAATCCCTACTGGTCCCATCAACCTGGCGGTCCTGCGTGG GGGCAGGGCCAGGGCCGGGGGACACCTAGGACGCAGCAGGGAACTCCGAATGTGGCTTCTGGCTCTGGCGGCAAcaacggcggtggagggaACAACGGTGGAGGTAACAACCAGGGCGGAAGTAACAACCAGGGCGGAGGTAACAACCAGGGCGGAAGTAACAGCAAAGGAgggaagaacaagaaaggagggaagaagggcaagtCGGCCTCTCCTGCTGTTCAGTTCACCGAGAGCACCAAGGCCGGGTCTGATGATGGCAACAATGACAACAACGGTGGCGGCTGGGGTAACGGAAACGACAATTCCAAAGAACACTCCAATGACAACagttgggggggttggggcaaCGGAAATGATGACTCCAACGACAACTCCAACGACAACTCCAATGAtaccttcaacaacaacggcggcggcgacagtTGGGGCAGCGAAAACAACACCTTTGGGGATAACAACGATACCTCCAATGACAATGCGGGTGGCGGTTGGGGTAATGAGAATAACTCGTCTGGGGACAACAACGATACCtccaacgacaacaacaacaacaacaagaataacaacaacaacggcgacAACAGCTGGGGCAACGACAACAATAACAATGATACCTCGGCTGagaacaacaccaacggcggcggcagttGGGGCAAcgatgacaacaacaactcggGTGACAACAATGATACCTCCAATGACAACAGCTGGGGCAACgagaacaacgacaacaacaacaacaacaacacctggcccgaccccaaccccccctctaaacccccctcacccttcaccatccccaaacccGCCCCCCTCACAGgaaccagcaccagcaaaaATTCCTCCCGCAAAAAACTCACCTTTCAACCTTCACCCCAAGACCAGTTCGACTCGGACAACGAAAACGTCGATCCGAATCCGTGGGACAAGAAGAAACCAAACAACAGTGAGATGTCCATGCCTGGCTCATGGAACGAGACACCGGGGCCAAACTCCCctgagaaaaagaaggtggataaggggaaggaaaaggcagaGGGGGAGTTTAGGACTCCTAGTCctgttgggaaggaggatgatggcggggTGAAGTTGGGGAATAAActtgggggttttgggtgGGGGCTgggcgggttgggggggttggttgctgctgttgctagCAGTGTTACGGGTGGGAACaagagtgatgatgggaagaagaaagaggggggggataaaGGGGGGaatgatggtgggtgggatgatgataagaaggagggagaggaggaggaggggattactgggttgggggattgGTAA